Genomic DNA from Flavobacterium sp. N502540:
AGTGGGATTATACGAAGATTCTTTCTTTTAATATTCATCTTGTGATATTTAAATTAATGATTAAATTAGTTTAATTTGAAATTATTAAAATATTGATTAAATCCGGAGTATAGGTAAAGTTGTGTTAAATGAAAATAGTGGTGTTTGTTGTAAGTTGTTGTAATTTAGTCAATTGCTTCTCTATCAAAGATAAACGATTTTATTTAAATGGCATAATGCGAGGTCCTTGCTTTTGATGAAAAGAGGAGAGTATAATCAATTTTACTTATATTTTCGCCCAATGTTTTCTGATATAAATGCCGATGTAATATGAAAATAGTACAATGCAACTGGACGATATTGAATATACAATCGGTATTAAAATGCAGGAATAAAAAAAAGCCACTCGATTATCGAATGGCTTTCTAGTTAACTTTAAGAAGTAAACTATTCTATTTCAGAAACCCTCATGGTGTTTACCATTCCTTTTTCTTTAATTGGCATTGCTGCAAGATTGATTAAATAATCTCCTTTTACAACATATCCTTTTTCTCTTGCGATTTCGTTAACGTCAGTTACAGTATCGTCCGTGCTTTCGTCTTTGTCATAGAAGTAAGATCTTACTCCCCATAACAAATTCAATTGCGTCAGGATTCTTCTGTTTGAAGTAAATACTAAAATATGTGCTGATGGTCTCCAGGCTGAAATCTGGAAAGCAGTATAACCGCTGTTTGTCAAAGTACAAATTGCTTTTGCTTTGATTTCATTAGCCAATAAAGCTGCCTGATGACAAACTGTTTTAGTAACAAAACGTTTTGTTTTAATTTGTGGTGTGTTTTGCGGAACCTGAATAAGCGGAGAGTCTTCAACTGCCTCGCAAATTTGCGTCATTTTTTGAATAACCTGTACCGGATAGTTTCCTGTAGCCGTTTCACCTGACAACATTACTGCATCAGCTCCATCCATTACCGAGTTAGCAACGTCGTTAACTTCAGCTCTTGTAGGCGTTAAACTGGTAATCATTGTTTCCATCATTTGTGTTGCAACGATAACCGGAATTCTTGCCGTTTTTGCTCTGCGGATCAGATCTTTTTGTACTAATGGTACTTCGTGAGCAGGAAGTTCAACCCCTAAATCTCCACGAGCTACCATTAAGGCATCACAATACGCTACAATTTTATCCATGTTCTCAAGAGCTTCCGGCATTTCAATTTTAGCTACAATTGGAATTTTATGTTCTGAATGTTTTGCGATTAATTCTTGAAGATCTTGTAAATCACGAGGTGTTTTTACAAACGAAAGCGCAATCCAGTCTACTTTTTGTTCGATCGCGAAAATCGCATCAGCAATATCTTTTTCTGTTAAAGCCGGTAAAGAAATTTTAGTGTTTGGAAGATTAACTCCTTTTTTAGATTTTAATTCTCCTCCCTGAATTACTTTAGCGGTAACTTCTGTTTTTTTGTCTGTGGTAAGAATTTCGAAGATTAATTTACCGTCATCCAATAAAATACGTTCTCCCGGATTAACATCATTTGGGAAATTTTGATATTTCATGAACACTTTCTGAGCGTTTCCTATGATATCTTCAGCAGTTGTAAAAGTAATAACATCACCATCATTTACTACTGTTCCTTCTTCCATTATTCCAACTCTAAGTTTTGGCCCCTGTAAATCACCTAAGATTGCAGTAGTGTAACCAAACTCTTCATTAAGACCTCTAATAATATTGATTTTATCTTTTACTCCTTCGTAATCAGCATGCGAAAAATTGATTCTAAACACATTAACCCCTGCCTCGATCATATCCTTGATAATCTCCCTCGTACTACATGCAGGCCCAAGTGTAGCAACAATTTTGGTTTTTTTGTTTGTTTTTAGCATTTTTTTTAAAAAATTAGATTGTTTTTTGATTTTATCTTGTCAGTATCTACAGCATAAATTGCTGCAATACTTTCTATTTTGTTTAATTGCTGTTGAATTTCTGAAAAGTCAAGAGCTTCTTCGCTATTGTCTATTTTCAGGAAAAAATCTACTTTTTTGAATTCAGGAAGTAAATGAATTGTTGTTGAAACCTCACTTGTTTCATTGGAAAACAAATCTTGAGAATCATTTTTACTCACTGAAATGATCTCATTTTTATTCTGAATCAGATTCCATGAAACTGCTTTTTCGGAGTCATAATAATAAAATCTCGAAAAATTTGCCTCGCCTTCTTTAGTCTGAGCATGGATCTCGTTTTTGCTCTTACTTAAGTTTATCGGAAGGTTTTTATTGATAAAATAGGCCAATCTGTAATCTTCTAATGAAGTGTGAATTGCCATTAAATAATAATCAATTTCGTCAAATTCGTCTAAATCCAATCTATGAATAGCCATGTCATGAAAAATAAAGTGTAAATATACTATTTCTAACGGAGCATCAATAGTTAAGAAGTGTATGTTTTTGTTAAATTATAAACGAAAACGTTATAGCTTTAAGATAGTTACAAGTGTTTTGTAGCTATTTCTTGTCTATTTTTTCCTGAAATGCAAAATATGCCCTTTGTGAGGCTTTTTCTTCTGCTTTCTTTTTTGAGGTTGCTCTTGCTCTTGCAATGACTTTATCGTCTATGCTTAATTTTACGCCAAACAAACGTTGGCCATCAATACCGTTATCTTCAAAAATGTCGTAATGAAAGATTCTTTTTTCTTTCTGACACCATTCGATAACCAAACTTTTATAGCTAATTACTTTTCCTTCAAGTCGTGCTATATCGACATAAGGAGTGATCACTCTTTTTTGAATAAATTTTTCGCAAAACGAATATCCTTTATCCAGATAAATTGCTCCAATAAGAGATTCAAAAATATTACCATGAATATTTTCGCCAAAATGCTGAATAGGAACTTTGCTTTCTACAAATCGAACGAGATTGAGATCTTTGCCCAATTCATTCAAATGTTCGCGGCTCACAATTTTCGAACGCATTTTGGTAAGGTAACCTTCGTCGCCTTTGGGCGCTTTATTAAACAAATGTGCTGCGATAACGGCACTTAACATTGCGTCTCCTAAAAACTCCAAACGTTCGTAATTAATCGGATGCCCTGACTCGTCTAATTTATTGGAAGAGCGATGTGTAAATGCTTTCTTATAAAAATCGATAGAAACAGGCTGAAATCCAAGTATTTTCTGAATAGTGTCAAAAAAAATCCCGTCTTCTTGAGAACGGGATTTAGAAAATATTTTTTTGATAATATTCATATGCAGAAATTAGTCCACTAATTTTTTAAACAATACGCAAGCATTGTGTCCACCAAAACCAAAAGTGTTACTCATAGCAACATTTACCTCTCTTTTTTGAGGTTTGTTTAAGGTAAGATTCAATGAAGGATCAATGTTCTCATCTACTACAGTATGATTAATCGTTGGAGGTACAATTCCGTGTTGCATAGCCAGAATAGAAGCGATCGCTTCAATAGCTCCGGCAGCACCCAGTAAGTGACCTGTCATTGATTTTGTAGAGTTAATGTTGATTGTTTTTGCATGATCTCCAAAGACTGCACTAATTGCTTTTAATTCCGCAACGTCTCCAAGAGGAGTAGAAGTTCCGTGTGTGTTGATGTGATCAACATCTTCAGGATTCATTCCGGCATCTCTTAAAGTATTTTTCATTACTGCAATAACCCCAATTCCTTCCGGATGTGGTGCTGTTAAGTGGTAAGCATCAGATGACATACCTCCACCGCCAATTTCACAGTAAATTTTTGCTCCTCTTGCTTTTGCATGTTCGTAATCTTCAAGAACTAATGCTCCGGCTCCTTCTCCTAATACAAAACCGTCTCTGGTTCCGTCAAAAGGTCTTGAAGCTGTTTCAGGGCTTTCGTTTCTTGTTGATAAAGCGTGCATAGAGTTAAAACCTCCCATACCTGCAATGGTAATGGCAGCTTCTGAACCACCGGATACAATAACATCACACATTCCTAAACGAATGTAGTTGAAAGCATCAATTAAAGCATTTGCAGAAGAGGCACATGCAGAAACAGTAGTATAATTTGGTCCCATATAACCGTTACGCATCGAAATGTGTGCAGGTGCTATATCGGCAATCATTTTAGGAATAAAAAACGGATTGAATTTTGGTGTTCCGTCTCCTTTAGCATAATAAATTACTTCTTCCTGGAAAGTTTCCAGACCTCCAATTCCTGCTCCCCAGATAACACCAACTCTTGTTTTGTCTATATTATCATTAGTAAGTCCGGCATCTTTAATAGCTTCATCGCTGGCAGCAACTGCATATTGAGCGAATTTATCTAATCTACGAGATTCTTTACGATCCATAAAATCTTCAATATTGAAGTTTTTTACTTCACAGGCAAATTTCGTTTTATGCTTCTCTGTATCATAATATGTGATAGGAGCGGCTCCGCTAACTCCATTCACAAGTGCATTCCAATATTCCTGGATATTATTCCCGATAGGAGTAAGTGCACCTAATCCTGTTACAACAACTCGCCTTAATGCCATAAATATGTATTTTGTACTTTAAACAAATAAAACCCACGCTTTCTTAACTGTACTGTTTACTTAAGAGCCATGGGCATTACAATATAAATATATCTTTTTGATTGAAAATCAATCGAAATTTAATTTTGAGAAAAAATAATAACACCCGATCCTTAAAAATTTCAAATTTTAAAAAACAAATACCAATAACTGGAGTTTGGAATTTCAAAAAATTGGGATTTTTAGAAATCGGGTGCGGTATTATTATTTTTTAGCTTCTTCGATATAAGAAATAGCTTGACCAACAGTAGCAATGTTTTCTGCTTGATCGTCTGGAATTTGAATATCAAATTCTTTTTCGAATTCCATAATAAGCTCAACAGTGTCTAATGAGTCAGCTCCTAAATCATTAGTGAAGCTTGCTTCTGTTACAACTTCGTTTTCGTCAACACCTAATTTGTCTACGATAATCGCTTTTACTCTTGATGCAATGTCTGACATAATCTTTAATTTTAGAATTTAATTTGTTGGCAAAAATAAAAAACTTTATTTTAAAACAACTATTTAGTTTATAAATGTAACACTAATTTATAAAATTAATTTCAAGAAAGACTTTTTAAGACTATTTATTTTCGATTTTTATTCCGTTTTTTGCAGTCTAAAAATAAATTGGATTATGAAAAAAATTATTGTTTTTGCCTCAGGATCAGGAACTAATGCTGAAAACATTATAAAGTATTTTGCGAGAACGAAAATTGCAAAGGTCGTTTCGGTTTTTACAAATAACGCTTCGGCAAAAGTTATAGAAAGAGCAAAAAATCATCAAATTCCAGTCGAAATCTTCTCTAAAAACGAACTTTTAGAGCGAAATGTATTACAAAAAATACAAGAAATAGGCCCGGATCTGATAGTTCTTGCAGGTTTCTTGTTGAAATTTCCAGAGAACATAATAGAACAATATCCAGATCAAATAATAAACATACATCCCGCACTTTTACCTAACTACGGAGGCAAAGGAATGTATGGAATGCACATACACAGGGCTGTAGTGGATAATAAAGAAAAAGAAACCGGAATCTCTATTCATTTTGTAAATGAAAATTATGACGAAGGCGGCATCATTTTTCAGAAAAGTGTGGCCTTAACCGAAGAAGATACCCCGGAAACTGTGGCTGAAAAGATTCATGAGCTCGAACAAAAGTACTTTCCGGAAATTATTTCGAGATTATTAGAGGATTAGACTTTAGATTTCTTTTTTTTAATGCTTAATGTTTTTTAGGTTTTGCTAAATCAAGGAAGTCTAAAAATCATATAGCCCAATAATCTAATAATCTAACAATCCAATAGTCTAAGAAGTCTAACAATCTAAAATCTAAGAAGTCAAAAAAAAAAATGAGTCACGAAGTACATATATATACAGATGGTGCTGCAAAAGGAAATCCCGGAAACGGGGGGTATGGAGTGGTGATGGAATTGGTTGGAACTCCACATAAGAAAGAATTCTATGAAGGGTTTCGCCTTACTACTAATAATCGAATGGAACTTTTGGCTGTAATTGTGGGGCTTGAAAAGCTAAAAAAGCCCAATATGAAGGTTCTGGTAGTTTCAGATTCTAAATATGTTATCGATTCTGTGGTAAAGAAATGGGTCTTTGGTTGGGAGAAAAAAAACTATGTCGGTAAGAAAAACCCGGATTTATGGAAACGCTTCCTGATTATTTACCGCAAACATCAGGTCGATTTTAAATGGATTAAAGGACATAACAATCATCCGCAGAATGAACGCTGTGATGAGTTGGCTGTTATGGCATCGATGCAGAAAAAACTTTCTGTAGACGTTTACTATGAAACCATAGGTTCAAAATCATAAAAAAACGCGTCGAAAATAATTCTTTCGACGCGTTTTTTGTTGTTAAAAGTATTACGTACTGTTTTTACTCTTTGTCCAGGTCTTTTGCTTTGCTGAATCCGGCAAGCAAACCAACTCCTGCCATAATAAAAATAATAGACGGGTATACTGCTGAATCTGACAGCGAAGTATAAGTTGTAATCAGTAAGGCAACGAAAATACCAACACCGCTTCCTATTAAT
This window encodes:
- the pyk gene encoding pyruvate kinase, encoding MLKTNKKTKIVATLGPACSTREIIKDMIEAGVNVFRINFSHADYEGVKDKINIIRGLNEEFGYTTAILGDLQGPKLRVGIMEEGTVVNDGDVITFTTAEDIIGNAQKVFMKYQNFPNDVNPGERILLDDGKLIFEILTTDKKTEVTAKVIQGGELKSKKGVNLPNTKISLPALTEKDIADAIFAIEQKVDWIALSFVKTPRDLQDLQELIAKHSEHKIPIVAKIEMPEALENMDKIVAYCDALMVARGDLGVELPAHEVPLVQKDLIRRAKTARIPVIVATQMMETMITSLTPTRAEVNDVANSVMDGADAVMLSGETATGNYPVQVIQKMTQICEAVEDSPLIQVPQNTPQIKTKRFVTKTVCHQAALLANEIKAKAICTLTNSGYTAFQISAWRPSAHILVFTSNRRILTQLNLLWGVRSYFYDKDESTDDTVTDVNEIAREKGYVVKGDYLINLAAMPIKEKGMVNTMRVSEIE
- the fabF gene encoding beta-ketoacyl-ACP synthase II, with product MALRRVVVTGLGALTPIGNNIQEYWNALVNGVSGAAPITYYDTEKHKTKFACEVKNFNIEDFMDRKESRRLDKFAQYAVAASDEAIKDAGLTNDNIDKTRVGVIWGAGIGGLETFQEEVIYYAKGDGTPKFNPFFIPKMIADIAPAHISMRNGYMGPNYTTVSACASSANALIDAFNYIRLGMCDVIVSGGSEAAITIAGMGGFNSMHALSTRNESPETASRPFDGTRDGFVLGEGAGALVLEDYEHAKARGAKIYCEIGGGGMSSDAYHLTAPHPEGIGVIAVMKNTLRDAGMNPEDVDHINTHGTSTPLGDVAELKAISAVFGDHAKTININSTKSMTGHLLGAAGAIEAIASILAMQHGIVPPTINHTVVDENIDPSLNLTLNKPQKREVNVAMSNTFGFGGHNACVLFKKLVD
- a CDS encoding IPExxxVDY family protein translates to MAIHRLDLDEFDEIDYYLMAIHTSLEDYRLAYFINKNLPINLSKSKNEIHAQTKEGEANFSRFYYYDSEKAVSWNLIQNKNEIISVSKNDSQDLFSNETSEVSTTIHLLPEFKKVDFFLKIDNSEEALDFSEIQQQLNKIESIAAIYAVDTDKIKSKNNLIF
- a CDS encoding acyl carrier protein, with the translated sequence MSDIASRVKAIIVDKLGVDENEVVTEASFTNDLGADSLDTVELIMEFEKEFDIQIPDDQAENIATVGQAISYIEEAKK
- the rnc gene encoding ribonuclease III, coding for MNIIKKIFSKSRSQEDGIFFDTIQKILGFQPVSIDFYKKAFTHRSSNKLDESGHPINYERLEFLGDAMLSAVIAAHLFNKAPKGDEGYLTKMRSKIVSREHLNELGKDLNLVRFVESKVPIQHFGENIHGNIFESLIGAIYLDKGYSFCEKFIQKRVITPYVDIARLEGKVISYKSLVIEWCQKEKRIFHYDIFEDNGIDGQRLFGVKLSIDDKVIARARATSKKKAEEKASQRAYFAFQEKIDKK
- the purN gene encoding phosphoribosylglycinamide formyltransferase, which gives rise to MKKIIVFASGSGTNAENIIKYFARTKIAKVVSVFTNNASAKVIERAKNHQIPVEIFSKNELLERNVLQKIQEIGPDLIVLAGFLLKFPENIIEQYPDQIINIHPALLPNYGGKGMYGMHIHRAVVDNKEKETGISIHFVNENYDEGGIIFQKSVALTEEDTPETVAEKIHELEQKYFPEIISRLLED
- the rnhA gene encoding ribonuclease HI produces the protein MSHEVHIYTDGAAKGNPGNGGYGVVMELVGTPHKKEFYEGFRLTTNNRMELLAVIVGLEKLKKPNMKVLVVSDSKYVIDSVVKKWVFGWEKKNYVGKKNPDLWKRFLIIYRKHQVDFKWIKGHNNHPQNERCDELAVMASMQKKLSVDVYYETIGSKS